The following coding sequences lie in one Flavobacterium cyclinae genomic window:
- a CDS encoding IS3 family transposase (programmed frameshift) — translation MKTPKKKTAENFIKDIRRNTRRIFSSEQKIQIVMEALRAEMSVAELCRKYSINESQFYKWNKEFLEAGKKRLAGDITREATSDEVAELKRENQRLKEMVADLVLRYDIVKKSGNAGLTDKFKKYMRLTVSEKQEIIHMVTRSEIGVNRTLREIGINKSTFYNWYHAYSENGVEGLIPTKRTSNRQWNSIPQEQKNLVVKLALDYPDLSSRELACKMTDEQQIFLSESSVYRILKARGLITAPAHIFLSAGDEFTDKTGFVHQMWQTDFTYFKILGWGWYYLSTVLDDYSRYIVHWELCSNMKADNVKRTVDTAIQKAKLITKQKPKLLSDNGSCYIASELKSYLKDNYQMEQVHGRPNHPQTQGKIERYHRTTKNVVKLDNYFAPEELEAALKKFVERYNNERYHESLNNLTPADIYFGRGEMILKEREKLKKIAIINRRNEYQKIKLTTNNKNIYL, via the exons ATGAAAACACCAAAGAAAAAAACAGCAGAAAATTTCATCAAAGACATTCGTAGAAACACACGAAGAATCTTTAGTTCTGAACAGAAAATCCAAATCGTAATGGAAGCTTTACGAGCAGAAATGTCAGTTGCAGAATTGTGTCGTAAGTATTCCATTAATGAATCTCAGTTTTATAAGTGGAATAAAGAGTTTTTAGAAGCTGGTAAAAAGCGATTAGCAGGCGACATAACAAGAGAAGCCACGAGTGATGAAGTAGCAGAACTCAAGAGGGAAAACCAACGTTTAAAAGAAATGGTTGCGGATTTAGTATTACGCTATGATATCGTAAAAAAAAGC GGAAATGCTGGATTAACTGATAAATTCAAGAAGTACATGCGACTTACAGTATCCGAAAAACAAGAAATTATTCACATGGTTACTCGTTCAGAAATTGGCGTAAACCGAACACTTCGGGAGATTGGAATCAATAAAAGTACGTTTTACAATTGGTATCATGCTTACAGCGAAAATGGTGTTGAAGGTTTAATTCCAACTAAAAGAACATCAAACAGACAATGGAATAGCATTCCACAAGAACAGAAGAATTTGGTTGTGAAATTAGCTTTAGATTATCCTGATTTATCCTCACGGGAATTAGCTTGTAAAATGACCGATGAACAGCAAATATTTCTATCAGAATCAAGTGTTTATCGAATTTTAAAAGCAAGAGGGTTAATTACAGCTCCAGCTCATATTTTCCTGAGTGCAGGCGATGAATTTACAGATAAAACAGGCTTTGTTCATCAAATGTGGCAAACTGATTTTACGTACTTTAAAATCTTAGGATGGGGATGGTATTATCTGAGTACGGTTTTGGATGATTACAGCAGGTATATTGTGCACTGGGAACTTTGTTCTAATATGAAAGCCGATAATGTAAAAAGAACCGTTGATACCGCAATTCAAAAAGCAAAATTGATTACCAAACAAAAACCAAAGTTACTATCTGATAATGGCTCGTGTTATATTGCAAGTGAACTAAAATCATATTTAAAAGACAATTATCAAATGGAACAAGTGCATGGTAGACCCAATCATCCGCAAACACAAGGAAAGATTGAAAGATACCATAGAACCACGAAAAATGTGGTAAAACTCGATAATTACTTCGCTCCAGAAGAATTAGAAGCTGCTTTGAAAAAGTTTGTTGAACGATACAATAATGAACGATATCATGAATCATTAAACAACTTAACACCTGCAGATATTTATTTTGGAAGAGGAGAAATGATATTAAAAGAAAGAGAAAAATTAAAGAAAATTGCAATTATTAATCGCAGAAATGAGTACCAAAAAATAAAATTAACAACAAATAATAAAAACATTTATCTTTGA
- a CDS encoding ABC transporter permease — protein MKTILFIIQKEFKQIFRDKSMLQLIFILPILQLLILSNAATFDVKNIAITFVDNDQSRESRDLINAFKSSTYFKVTEPYFSEKEAIQEMQKGKTDIIVNIPIHFNRDLQKDQKTSISVSINAIDAATAGVENVYVTQIINTYSQNIQMQSSYFSGNKEIPQNIIVIPSFWYNKTLNYKTFMVPGILVLLVTMLTLFLSSMNIVREKELGTLEQINVTPIKKYQFIVGKLFPFWVLGLVILTVGLLIAKVVFNVPMLGNIFLVYGFTSVYLLLILGFGLYISNHTETQQQAMFIAWFFIVIFILMSGLFTPIESMPKWAQSLTLLNPIRYFVEFIRMVLLKGSGFYEVLPNLLIVTGFAVFVNGMAVWSYKKSN, from the coding sequence ATGAAAACAATATTATTCATCATACAAAAAGAATTCAAGCAAATTTTTAGAGATAAAAGCATGCTTCAACTTATATTTATATTACCCATTTTGCAATTATTAATTTTGTCAAATGCAGCTACATTCGATGTTAAAAATATTGCAATAACCTTTGTTGACAATGACCAAAGTCGGGAATCAAGAGATTTAATAAATGCTTTTAAATCCTCAACCTATTTTAAAGTTACAGAACCTTATTTTTCTGAAAAAGAAGCTATCCAAGAAATGCAAAAAGGAAAAACCGACATTATTGTAAATATTCCAATTCACTTCAATCGTGACCTTCAAAAAGACCAAAAAACAAGTATTTCAGTAAGTATTAATGCTATAGATGCTGCAACAGCAGGTGTTGAAAATGTATATGTAACACAAATTATAAATACATACAGTCAAAATATTCAAATGCAGTCGAGCTATTTTTCAGGAAACAAAGAAATACCTCAAAATATTATAGTTATACCGTCTTTTTGGTACAACAAAACCTTAAACTACAAAACCTTTATGGTTCCAGGTATCTTGGTTTTATTGGTTACTATGCTTACTTTATTTCTATCATCAATGAATATAGTTAGAGAAAAAGAGTTAGGTACATTGGAGCAAATTAATGTAACACCAATAAAAAAATATCAGTTTATAGTTGGAAAATTATTTCCATTTTGGGTACTTGGCTTAGTGATTCTGACTGTTGGTTTGCTTATAGCTAAAGTTGTTTTTAATGTTCCCATGCTAGGCAATATTTTCCTTGTTTATGGTTTCACATCAGTGTATTTGCTATTAATTTTAGGATTCGGACTATACATATCTAATCATACCGAAACCCAACAACAAGCTATGTTTATTGCTTGGTTCTTTATAGTAATTTTCATATTAATGAGTGGTTTATTTACACCTATCGAAAGTATGCCAAAATGGGCACAAAGCTTAACATTGTTAAACCCTATTCGATATTTTGTAGAGTTCATAAGAATGGTTCTACTAAAAGGATCTGGATTTTATGAAGTATTACCAAATCTATTAATTGTTACCGGATTTGCAGTATTTGTAAACGGCATGGCGGTTTGGAGTTATAAAAAATCAAATTAG
- a CDS encoding restriction endonuclease, whose protein sequence is MKQKPIFIKKNSFDVEPFSTQKLEHSLLRSGASEEEIENIISKIQTEIYDGISSNEIYKKVFAYLKKSNRTSASRYSLKRAIFDLGPTGYPFERLVAALLREKGFKTSVSVILYGECVTHEIDVLAEKEGSVYAIECKFHSDANAVSNVKIPLYINSRFLDIQKQWNTNSKNTTYLKQGWLVTNTRFTIDAINYAKCVGLTLLSWDYPLNNGIKDNIDSFDLYPITTLINLSKDEKTTLISKDIILVKELYENKIVLEKMQITSDRIVKILNEVKELYKI, encoded by the coding sequence ATGAAACAAAAACCAATTTTTATTAAAAAGAATTCTTTTGATGTTGAACCATTTTCAACTCAAAAATTAGAACATTCACTACTACGTAGTGGTGCATCTGAAGAAGAAATTGAAAACATTATTTCAAAAATACAAACTGAAATTTATGATGGTATTTCTTCAAATGAAATATATAAAAAAGTGTTTGCTTATTTAAAAAAATCAAACAGAACATCTGCTTCTCGATATAGTCTAAAACGTGCCATTTTTGATTTAGGTCCTACAGGTTATCCTTTTGAAAGATTAGTTGCAGCATTATTGAGAGAAAAAGGATTTAAAACCTCTGTCAGTGTAATTTTATATGGCGAATGCGTTACCCACGAAATAGATGTTTTAGCTGAAAAAGAAGGAAGCGTTTATGCAATTGAATGCAAATTTCATTCTGACGCTAATGCAGTTAGTAATGTAAAAATTCCTTTATACATTAATTCAAGATTTTTAGACATCCAAAAACAGTGGAATACTAATTCTAAAAACACTACATATCTCAAACAAGGCTGGTTGGTTACTAATACCAGGTTTACTATTGATGCAATAAATTATGCGAAATGCGTTGGTTTAACTTTACTTAGTTGGGATTATCCGTTAAATAACGGAATTAAAGACAATATTGATTCATTTGATCTTTATCCAATTACTACTTTAATAAATCTTTCAAAAGACGAAAAAACAACTCTTATTTCTAAAGATATAATTTTAGTTAAAGAACTTTATGAAAATAAAATTGTATTAGAAAAAATGCAGATTACATCTGATAGAATAGTAAAAATTCTGAATGAAGTTAAGGAACTTTATAAAATATAA
- a CDS encoding LOG family protein, whose product MNGNKLVTNESLFFRGPLSRFKELIFTFRVQINFIRAFRKLHFLGPCVTIFGSARFTPESEHYKNAEKIGAEISKLGFTIMTGGGPGIMEAANKGAFENDGYSVGCNIVLPREQKPNPYLHKWIDIPYFFVRKVVLIKYSYAFVVMPGGVGTLDELFEALTLIQTKVIKNFPIIIFDSDYHKELCHHIKIMLENESISPEDMKLLFVTDSIPDLITHLETHAIKKFGLVNKQYKPKWWFLEN is encoded by the coding sequence ATGAATGGTAATAAATTAGTTACGAATGAATCTTTATTCTTTCGAGGTCCGCTATCGAGATTTAAAGAGCTAATATTCACATTTAGGGTTCAAATTAATTTTATAAGAGCATTTAGAAAATTACATTTCCTTGGTCCATGCGTAACTATTTTTGGTTCGGCTCGATTTACACCAGAATCAGAACATTATAAAAACGCAGAAAAAATTGGTGCAGAAATTTCTAAATTAGGTTTTACAATAATGACAGGTGGCGGACCAGGAATAATGGAAGCCGCAAATAAAGGAGCATTTGAAAATGATGGTTATTCTGTTGGTTGTAATATTGTATTGCCAAGAGAGCAAAAACCAAATCCATATTTACATAAATGGATAGATATTCCTTATTTTTTTGTTCGTAAAGTTGTTCTGATAAAATATTCGTATGCCTTTGTAGTAATGCCAGGTGGAGTTGGTACTTTAGATGAATTATTTGAAGCACTTACATTGATACAAACTAAAGTAATTAAAAACTTTCCGATAATTATTTTTGATTCAGATTATCATAAAGAACTTTGTCATCATATTAAAATTATGCTTGAAAATGAAAGCATCAGTCCAGAAGATATGAAGCTCCTTTTTGTAACTGATTCTATTCCTGATTTAATTACACATCTTGAAACGCATGCAATCAAAAAATTTGGGTTAGTAAATAAACAATATAAACCAAAATGGTGGTTTTTAGAAAATTAA